The region CTTCTGCATTGGGAACGAGTTTTCGGATCATGTCTTTGAGCGAAAGAACTATCTCAATCTCGCGGGTTCAAAACTGCGTGTATGTTCGCTTGGTCCCGAACTCGTGATCGACGAGAAGTTTGACGATGTTCCAGGGCGAGTCCGCATTCTGCGCAAAGATGCGGTTTTATGGGAAAAGAAGATCTGCACTGGCGAAAAAAACATGTGCCATTCTCTGGCGAATCTGGAGCATCACCATTTTAAATTTGAGGGGCATCGGCAGCCGGGAATGGTTCATGTGCACTTCCTGGGAGCCGATGCGCTTTCGTTTGGGGAAGGCATTCGGCTGAGTGAGGGTGACGTGACAGAAGTAAGTTTTGAGAGGTTTGGCAGATCGCTGATTAACAAGATTGTGATAGACAAACCGATAACGTCACCCGTTGGTGTAAAGGCAATGGTGTAGGAGCTTAAAGAATGTCGAAACAACAGAAAGTAGCGCTTCTCGGTACCGGAACAATGGGCATTGGCATGGCGAAGAATCTGCTGAAGGCGGGGTTTGCGCTCACGGTGTACAACCGTACGCGGAGTAGGGCGGAGCCTCTTGCAGCCGAGGGAGCCGTGATTGCCAACACGCCGGCCGAGGCCGCCCGTGCGGCTGATGTTGTTATCTCGATCCTGGCCGATGACTCTGCCTCTCGGGCCGCATGGCTGGGCGACGACGGCGCGTTGGCTGCGATGTCCGCAGGAAGTACTGCCGTCGAGTGCGGTACGGTTTCACCAGAGTGGATTGCTGAACTGGAAAGAGAGACCAAAAGCAAGGGAGTTGCTCTAGTGGAAGCTCCTGTTACGGGGAGCCGTCCGCAGGCGGAAGCCGGCCAGCTTACTTTTCTTTGTGGCGCAGATGGATCCGCCCTGGAAGAAGTTCGCCCG is a window of Edaphobacter sp. 12200R-103 DNA encoding:
- a CDS encoding NAD(P)-dependent oxidoreductase codes for the protein MSKQQKVALLGTGTMGIGMAKNLLKAGFALTVYNRTRSRAEPLAAEGAVIANTPAEAARAADVVISILADDSASRAAWLGDDGALAAMSAGSTAVECGTVSPEWIAELERETKSKGVALVEAPVTGSRPQAEAGQLTFLCGADGSALEEVRPVLQPMSKAIIHFGPVGSGGQVKLINNFLCGVQAASFAEAVAWVERTGLNRQQALDFLKSGAAGSGILTAMTDRMIARTYEVNFLLRLLKKDLRYAQAAAADYGVTLTTAATTEQLFDKAERRGLGEKDMSAVVEVLREPKQ